The following coding sequences are from one Ursus arctos isolate Adak ecotype North America unplaced genomic scaffold, UrsArc2.0 scaffold_23, whole genome shotgun sequence window:
- the LOC113246541 gene encoding olfactory receptor 2G3-like: MNMIKANFTVTEFVFLGLSSQPKMQLILFIMFLFFYLLTVVGNIIIITIIQIEPRLQTPMYFFLTNLSFLDICYTSTNVPQMLSNVMGKKTIPFSSCATQMYFSLSFGMIECVLLGVMAYDRYVAICHPLHYTIIMNQSICVQLAAISWSSSFLSSMVINILTLSLPYCGPNVLNHFFCEVPSILRLACTDTSFTELVVFIFSIIIVFIPFLLIVVSYARILLSVLRIRSASGRHKALSTCASHLTVVALFYGTAIFMYMRPQSKSSRAGGKIVAVFYTVITPMLNPLIYSLRNQDVKGALRRAIAKQRT, translated from the coding sequence ATGAATATGATAAAAGCAAACTTCACTGTGACTGAATTTGTGTTCCTGGGGCTCTCGTCTCAGCCAAAGATGCagctcattctttttattatgttcttgttcttttatttattaacagtGGTGGGTAATATTATAATTATCACTATTATCCAGATAGAACCTCGCCTCCAaacgcccatgtacttcttcctcactAATTTATCCTTTCTGGATATCTGCTACACATCCACGAATGTCCCACAAATGCTGTCCAACGTGATGGGAAAAAAGACCATCCCGTTCTCTAGCTGTGCTACTCAGATgtacttctccctctcatttGGAATGATTGAATGTGTTCTCCTTGGGGTCATGGCTTACGACAGATATGTAGCCATTTGTCATCCTCTCCATTATACCATCATTATGAACCAAAGCATCTGTGTCCAACTGGCAGCCATTTCTTGGTCCAGTAGCTTCCTGAGTTCCATGGTTATCAATATCCTTACCTTGAGTTTGCCCTACTGTGGGCCCAATGTCCTGAATCACTTTTTTTGTGAGGTCCCTTCCATCCTGAGGTTGGCTTGCACTGATACCTCATTTACTGAGCTGGTTGTTTTTATCTTCAGTATCATCATTGTCTTCATCCCTTTTCTCCTCATTGTTGTTTCCTACGCCCGAATCCTTCTATCAGTTCTCAGGATACGGTCAGCCTCTGGGAGGCATAAGGCACTGTCCACCTGTGCCTCCCATCTGACAGTGGTGGCCCTATTCTATGGAACTGCCATTTTCATGTACATGAGACCCCAGTCGAAGtcctccagggctgggggcaAGATCGTCGCGGTGTTCTACACTGTGATCACACCCATGCTCAACCCCTTAATCTACAGCCTAAGGAACCAGGATGTGAAAGGTGCTCTAAGGAGAGCTATTGCAAAGCAGAGGACATGA